From Pseudomonas sp. StFLB209, a single genomic window includes:
- a CDS encoding alginate O-acetyltransferase AlgX-related protein, which produces MSQPSNAPLAPTELALRSSPLAGVTLAAFLGIGLLSCGVLIASGKLQWLPANVDREALLHGEVTHALAKQLSATLLAEQAANLERGASWLLLQDSGPRVRQGCPGWLFLTDERRIQRNAQANAQRKAQAVIELKQRLKGQGIDLWVAVVPDKSRIASSQLCGLYRPEQLQSRISDWTRQLQSAGVTTLDLTSSLQPLGEAAFLRTDTHWSETGANAAALALARQIKESGFRASPQRDFDTRVAPAAPRPGDLVRLAGLDWLPLSLQPTPQSVAETTISEQAKAAQGDADNLDDLFGDAELPNIALIGTSFSRNSGFVGFLQRALGAPIGNFAKDGGEFSGAANAYFSSPAFTQTPPKLVLWEIPERDLQTAYVPLKP; this is translated from the coding sequence ATGAGCCAGCCATCCAATGCACCGCTCGCGCCCACTGAACTGGCCTTGCGCAGCAGCCCTTTGGCCGGAGTGACCCTGGCGGCATTTCTGGGCATCGGCCTGCTGAGTTGTGGAGTACTGATCGCCAGCGGCAAGCTGCAATGGTTGCCGGCCAACGTCGACCGCGAGGCGCTGCTGCACGGTGAGGTGACCCATGCCCTGGCCAAGCAGTTGTCTGCCACGTTGTTGGCTGAGCAAGCGGCCAATCTGGAACGCGGCGCCAGTTGGCTGTTGTTGCAAGACAGTGGCCCGCGGGTCCGCCAAGGCTGCCCTGGCTGGCTGTTCCTGACCGATGAACGACGCATCCAGCGCAATGCCCAGGCCAACGCCCAGCGCAAAGCCCAGGCGGTGATCGAACTCAAGCAGCGGCTGAAGGGGCAGGGTATCGACCTATGGGTGGCGGTGGTCCCGGACAAGAGCCGCATCGCCTCAAGCCAGTTGTGCGGGCTGTATCGCCCTGAGCAATTACAGTCACGGATCAGCGATTGGACCCGCCAGTTACAGAGCGCAGGCGTCACCACCCTGGACCTGACCTCGAGTTTGCAGCCGTTGGGTGAGGCAGCGTTTCTGCGCACCGACACCCACTGGAGCGAAACCGGTGCCAACGCTGCCGCCCTGGCGTTGGCGCGGCAGATAAAAGAGTCGGGCTTCAGGGCCAGCCCGCAGCGTGACTTCGACACTCGCGTAGCACCTGCCGCGCCGCGCCCCGGTGATCTGGTCCGCCTGGCCGGTCTCGACTGGTTGCCGCTGTCGCTACAGCCCACGCCGCAAAGCGTGGCCGAAACCACCATCAGTGAACAGGCGAAAGCGGCCCAGGGTGACGCTGACAACCTCGATGATTTGTTCGGTGATGCTGAACTGCCCAACATTGCGCTGATCGGCACCTCGTTCTCGCGCAACTCCGGATTCGTGGGCTTTCTGCAACGGGCGCTGGGGGCGCCGATTGGCAACTTTGCCAAAGACGGCGGCGAATTTTCCGGCGCGGCCAATGCCTACTTCAGCAGCCCGGCCTTTACCCAGACCCCACCGAAACTGGTGCTTTGGGAGATACCCGAACGGGACTTGCAGACGGCTTATGTGCCGTTGAAGCCCTGA
- a CDS encoding SGNH/GDSL hydrolase family protein, with protein sequence MLLTTMIILCWLNQDSMRLYCQQKYHRSCELPGLGDNPAWRLGADITRAMGQGRDAFVAELGKRTDGVPPEPVVQLPATVAAVTVMAGAAEAPVYIAPVEVPVLPPPAAPQTPVAAPAVSTVAPVPARSINTRQVILEPGDEVFFVGDSLMQGVAPHLANTLLKRFNIKSINLSKQSTGLAYPGFFNWPQTVHETLEAHRNIRLLVVFLGPNDPWDMPESRGKPFLRFKSEAWEALYRQRVQSILEQARQYNARVIWVGPPNMNTPRLSTAMQYLREVYRSEAQQYQQFYLSANDVFGYGADDFSFYMTDETGKKSKIRGDDGIHFTPLGQRLIANKVLTLIDVHQPGLSER encoded by the coding sequence ATGCTGCTGACGACCATGATCATTCTCTGCTGGCTGAATCAGGACTCGATGCGTCTGTACTGTCAGCAGAAGTACCACCGCAGTTGCGAACTGCCCGGGCTGGGCGATAACCCGGCGTGGCGCCTGGGGGCGGACATCACGCGGGCCATGGGCCAGGGGCGCGATGCGTTTGTCGCCGAGCTTGGCAAGCGTACAGACGGCGTGCCGCCGGAGCCGGTGGTGCAACTGCCCGCCACGGTGGCAGCGGTGACGGTCATGGCCGGTGCTGCCGAGGCACCGGTGTATATTGCGCCGGTCGAGGTTCCTGTACTGCCGCCGCCTGCTGCACCCCAGACGCCTGTTGCGGCGCCCGCAGTATCGACCGTCGCGCCGGTGCCTGCCCGTTCAATCAATACCCGGCAGGTCATCCTTGAGCCCGGCGACGAGGTGTTCTTTGTCGGCGACTCGCTGATGCAAGGCGTGGCGCCGCATCTGGCCAATACCTTGCTCAAGCGCTTCAACATCAAGAGCATCAACCTGAGCAAACAGAGCACCGGGCTTGCGTATCCAGGCTTCTTCAACTGGCCGCAGACCGTGCATGAAACCCTGGAGGCGCACCGCAACATTCGTCTGCTGGTGGTGTTTCTCGGCCCCAACGATCCCTGGGACATGCCCGAAAGTCGTGGCAAGCCATTCCTGCGTTTCAAGAGCGAAGCCTGGGAAGCGCTATATCGTCAGCGTGTGCAATCGATTCTCGAACAGGCCCGGCAATACAATGCCCGGGTCATCTGGGTCGGCCCGCCGAACATGAACACCCCCAGACTGTCCACGGCCATGCAGTATCTGCGCGAGGTGTATCGCAGTGAGGCGCAGCAGTACCAGCAGTTCTACCTGTCGGCCAACGATGTATTCGGTTACGGCGCCGATGATTTTTCGTTCTACATGACCGACGAGACGGGCAAGAAGAGCAAGATTCGTGGGGACGACGGTATCCATTTCACGCCATTGGGCCAGCGGCTGATCGCCAATAAGGTGCTCACCCTGATTGATGTCCACCAACCTGGTTTATCGGAGCGTTGA
- a CDS encoding MBOAT family O-acyltransferase, translating into MSYFSIEFGLCFLPFFILYWGLCASTRLQNLLLLAASYGILASFGLSFLYVLLGYTAVVYGLGHLSARWPGRWFIRLLILTVVFGCFYCFKYQDLLATTVQAAGQSLGLNLALPVFQVLLPVGLSFYVFHSVSYLVSINRGELKPAGLPDLALYLAFFPSLIAGPVNRALHFLPQIRPDGLRQVLEPQRALGLIGLAAVKLFLLSSWLANEWVDPIFDTPSAGSPEQILLAVYGYSLQIYFNFSGYTNLVTGIALLLGFRLPDNFNDPYLAHNLKEFWGRWHISLSRFIRDYIYIPLGGNRHGLWLGMLYMMIAMLISGLWHGASVNFIVWGALHGIGLAIYKLWSHWVPEQASWPGGRLLARLLTFHYVALAWIFFRSATLEDASELLNGLAGLSLHGLSSDAGLKVLACLAVLVLYPAWVSVVRELLAAGERMPAVVYPVVLGLFISVVIFASPAGVPGFIYASF; encoded by the coding sequence ATGAGCTATTTCTCGATCGAATTCGGTCTCTGTTTCCTGCCTTTTTTCATCCTCTACTGGGGCCTGTGCGCCAGCACGCGCTTGCAGAACCTGCTGTTGCTGGCGGCCAGTTACGGCATCCTCGCCTCGTTTGGCCTGAGCTTTCTCTATGTGCTGCTGGGCTACACCGCGGTGGTATATGGCCTGGGGCATCTGAGCGCGCGATGGCCCGGGCGCTGGTTCATACGGCTGCTGATACTCACGGTGGTGTTTGGCTGTTTCTACTGCTTCAAGTATCAGGACTTGCTGGCCACGACCGTGCAGGCGGCCGGGCAGTCATTGGGTCTGAACCTGGCGTTGCCGGTGTTTCAGGTGCTGCTGCCGGTAGGGCTGTCGTTCTATGTGTTCCATTCGGTCAGTTATCTGGTGTCGATCAACCGGGGCGAGCTCAAGCCGGCGGGGCTGCCGGATCTGGCCCTGTACCTGGCGTTCTTTCCGAGCCTGATTGCCGGCCCGGTGAACCGAGCCTTGCATTTTCTGCCACAGATTCGTCCCGACGGCCTGCGTCAGGTGCTTGAGCCGCAGCGCGCGCTGGGTTTGATCGGTCTGGCGGCGGTCAAGCTGTTTTTGCTCAGCTCCTGGCTGGCCAACGAGTGGGTCGACCCGATTTTCGACACCCCCTCGGCGGGTTCGCCGGAGCAGATCCTGCTGGCGGTCTACGGTTACTCGCTGCAGATCTACTTCAACTTCAGCGGCTACACCAACCTGGTGACCGGCATCGCGCTGTTGCTGGGCTTTCGCTTGCCGGACAACTTCAACGACCCGTACCTGGCGCATAACCTCAAGGAGTTCTGGGGCCGCTGGCACATCAGCCTGTCGCGCTTTATCCGCGACTACATCTATATCCCGCTGGGCGGCAACCGGCATGGCCTGTGGCTGGGTATGTTGTACATGATGATCGCCATGCTGATCTCCGGTCTTTGGCACGGCGCCAGCGTCAACTTCATCGTCTGGGGCGCGCTGCACGGTATTGGTCTGGCGATCTATAAATTGTGGTCGCACTGGGTGCCTGAGCAGGCCAGTTGGCCGGGCGGACGTCTGTTGGCACGTTTGCTGACCTTCCATTACGTGGCGTTGGCGTGGATCTTCTTTCGCAGTGCGACGCTGGAAGACGCCAGCGAACTGCTCAACGGTCTGGCCGGTCTGTCATTGCACGGCCTTAGCAGTGATGCGGGGCTCAAGGTGTTGGCGTGCCTGGCGGTGCTGGTGTTGTATCCGGCCTGGGTGAGTGTCGTGCGTGAGCTGCTGGCGGCGGGCGAGCGGATGCCGGCGGTGGTGTATCCGGTGGTGCTGGGGCTGTTCATTTCCGTGGTCATCTTTGCCTCGCCTGCGGGCGTGCCGGGTTTCATTTATGCCAGTTTCTGA
- a CDS encoding SGNH/GDSL hydrolase family protein: MTKAWTPLLPANRVDPNLSQLALKLKNAQRQPVNIVQLGDSHTAADLFSGELRRLFQQDYGDGGIGFIAATPVPGTRYEQVIINTGKRQWDLVSARNQQSTQFPLGGYLSLPIASRPGVTLQSREPSEQRYTLSTLYQTSRGTILQAKDTATQARALPVTQGQWRFSQPISNVRLPVELNFASSNGLAVGGWLLQSQRNNGVLYSALGINGATFDVVDKWQAGWLDTLKQLRPDLLILAYGTNEAYDDSLEPALYEQRLRERLQMLRKALPGTVLLVVSAPDSVRNKRAARCESKQANNLRPVIQIQRRVAAQVNALFWDWQAFMGGNCAIERWQARDLARPDLVHLTAEGYRQSAAGLYAWFKGQVGKR; this comes from the coding sequence GTGACCAAAGCCTGGACACCCTTGCTGCCGGCCAACCGGGTCGACCCGAACCTGAGCCAACTGGCGCTCAAGCTCAAGAACGCCCAGCGTCAGCCGGTCAATATCGTCCAGTTGGGCGACTCACACACGGCCGCCGACTTGTTCAGCGGCGAGCTGCGCCGGCTGTTCCAGCAAGACTACGGCGACGGCGGGATCGGTTTTATCGCCGCCACGCCGGTCCCGGGCACCCGTTACGAGCAGGTGATCATCAACACCGGCAAACGTCAGTGGGACCTGGTGTCGGCGCGCAATCAGCAAAGCACACAATTTCCGCTGGGCGGCTACCTGTCGCTGCCGATCGCCAGCCGTCCCGGCGTGACCCTGCAAAGCCGTGAGCCGAGCGAACAGCGCTATACGCTGTCGACCCTCTACCAGACCAGTCGCGGCACCATTTTGCAGGCTAAAGACACCGCGACCCAGGCCCGGGCATTGCCGGTCACTCAAGGCCAGTGGCGTTTCAGCCAGCCGATCAGCAATGTGCGCCTGCCTGTCGAGCTGAACTTTGCCAGCAGCAATGGTCTGGCGGTGGGCGGCTGGCTGTTGCAGTCGCAGCGCAACAATGGCGTGCTGTATTCGGCGCTGGGCATCAATGGTGCGACCTTCGATGTGGTCGACAAGTGGCAGGCCGGCTGGCTCGACACCCTCAAACAACTGCGCCCGGACTTGCTGATCCTCGCCTATGGCACCAACGAAGCCTACGACGACAGCCTGGAGCCGGCGCTCTACGAGCAGCGCCTGCGCGAGCGGCTGCAGATGCTCCGCAAGGCCTTGCCCGGCACGGTGCTGCTGGTGGTCAGCGCCCCGGACTCGGTGCGTAACAAGCGTGCGGCGCGTTGCGAAAGCAAACAGGCCAACAACCTGCGCCCGGTGATCCAGATCCAGCGCCGGGTCGCCGCTCAGGTCAATGCGTTGTTCTGGGACTGGCAGGCGTTCATGGGCGGCAACTGCGCCATCGAGCGCTGGCAAGCCCGCGACCTGGCCCGCCCGGACCTGGTCCATCTGACTGCCGAAGGCTATCGGCAGAGCGCAGCCGGGTTGTATGCCTGGTTCAAGGGCCAGGTCGGTAAACGCTAG